From Acidimicrobiales bacterium, one genomic window encodes:
- a CDS encoding DEAD/DEAH box helicase family protein: protein MAGPKEFDFETQICEALVAQSGYAAAKVGTAQGDPRDFDRARGLDTAELFAFIGATQADEWAKLIELNGGDANEAQKLFANRVAKVIDERGTIEVLRQGVDDLGVNIRLAYFKPSTSLNAETLARYEANRLTVTRQLPYETTGNKTLDLCLFVNGVPVATAELKTHLTGQTAEHAKAQYETDRDPANTTLGKRAIVHFAVDTEVAWMTTRLAGKQTRWLHFNRGRDHGAGNPDNPNGHRTSYLWEQVWARDALLDILGRFVHVEPTPKGKQHEGEVIFPRFHQWDAVLKIADHARDHGAGHNYLVQHSAGSGKSNTIAWLAHRLSTLHAADDTKIFDKVIVITDRQALDRQMQETVGQFEKVAGVVQKIDESSAQLAEALEGEQARIIITTIQKFPFALEKIESLPNRRYAVIADEAHSSQSGETAKDVRKVLKAQSEEATLAAEELAELGSTDEVPDPVQDQLEAQVAARGKQPNISFFAFTATPKARTLEMFGDSYVDEAGEKKYRPFHLYSMRQAIQEGYIHDVLANYTTYQTYWNIEKKVEDDPEYDPGRAKAAIAKFVSLHEHNLAQKADIIINHYRSKVAHLIGGQAKAMVVTASRLHALRYGLALRRYCEENGIDDVGVLVAFSGTLNDNGIDHTETSTNGFPESQTPARFDTDEYQILVVAEKYQTGFDQPKLHTMYVDKPLSGLAAVQTLSRLNRSHPQKDSTFVLDFRNGADDIRRAFAPWYVQTEVPPTDPNLMYDAHHQLSQYDVLRVEETEAFAAVLLEDPTASDRIHGILEPAKSRFWETLDEDEQGRFRDALKKYVSAYGYLAQIVPFGDIKLERDYVFCRALAQFIRAPSEALPDLSHEVDLTHLATRLVAEEESISLPDDEGDLSGPGEILGRPGVPDAERLSEIIKRLNERYGTNFDPADRLFFDGLVDKLAEQPAVQHAAAANSPENFRIAMAGGFQDAVIDQMATAGEITKNFLDNADFANDVLQAYMPLLQTKAKVARQLHCPVGELLAEGEGNWLEFKSTFHVDAETGEPNRNVETAAIKTVAGFLNSWDGGTLLMGVAEDDAGKGVPFGMEGDYAQFHKDGKADDDTFLLAFNDKLKTSLGAAAVSNVTTQMATVDGKDICRVHVKPSGHPVDAKVRIVDAKGNHMKQTNFYARINNGTHKFIDEDEKQKYIAHRWPGS, encoded by the coding sequence ATGGCTGGACCGAAAGAGTTCGACTTCGAGACGCAGATCTGCGAGGCGCTGGTCGCCCAGAGCGGCTACGCGGCGGCAAAGGTGGGGACGGCCCAGGGCGATCCCCGCGACTTCGACCGGGCCCGTGGGCTCGACACCGCGGAGCTGTTTGCGTTCATCGGGGCAACGCAGGCCGACGAGTGGGCGAAGCTGATCGAGCTGAACGGCGGTGACGCGAACGAAGCGCAGAAGCTGTTCGCGAATCGGGTCGCGAAGGTGATCGACGAGCGGGGCACGATCGAGGTGCTGCGCCAGGGGGTCGACGATCTCGGGGTCAACATCCGGCTGGCGTACTTCAAGCCGTCGACGTCGCTCAACGCGGAGACGCTGGCGCGCTACGAGGCCAACCGCCTGACGGTCACCCGGCAGCTTCCCTACGAGACCACGGGCAACAAGACGCTCGATCTATGTTTGTTCGTCAACGGGGTGCCGGTGGCGACCGCGGAGCTCAAGACCCATCTGACCGGCCAGACCGCGGAGCACGCGAAGGCGCAGTACGAGACCGACCGTGATCCGGCCAACACGACGCTGGGCAAGCGGGCGATCGTGCACTTCGCGGTCGATACCGAGGTGGCGTGGATGACGACCCGGCTCGCCGGGAAGCAGACACGCTGGCTGCACTTCAATCGGGGTCGCGATCACGGTGCCGGCAACCCCGACAACCCGAACGGCCACCGCACGTCGTATCTGTGGGAACAGGTCTGGGCGCGCGATGCGCTTCTCGACATCCTCGGGCGGTTCGTGCATGTCGAACCCACCCCTAAGGGGAAGCAGCACGAAGGCGAAGTGATCTTCCCGCGGTTCCATCAGTGGGATGCGGTGCTCAAGATCGCCGACCACGCCCGTGACCACGGGGCCGGTCACAACTACCTCGTCCAGCACTCGGCCGGGTCGGGCAAGTCCAACACGATCGCCTGGCTGGCCCATCGGTTGTCGACGCTGCACGCGGCGGACGACACGAAGATCTTCGACAAGGTGATCGTGATCACCGATCGTCAGGCGCTCGATCGGCAGATGCAGGAGACCGTCGGCCAGTTCGAGAAGGTCGCCGGGGTGGTGCAGAAGATCGACGAGAGCTCGGCCCAGCTCGCCGAGGCGCTGGAGGGAGAGCAGGCGCGGATCATCATCACCACGATCCAGAAGTTCCCGTTCGCGCTCGAGAAGATCGAGTCGCTGCCCAACCGGCGCTACGCGGTGATCGCGGATGAGGCCCACTCGTCACAGTCTGGTGAGACGGCCAAGGACGTGCGGAAGGTGTTGAAGGCTCAGTCCGAAGAGGCGACGCTGGCGGCTGAGGAGTTGGCCGAACTCGGCTCGACCGACGAGGTGCCCGATCCCGTGCAGGACCAGCTCGAAGCCCAGGTCGCGGCGCGGGGGAAACAGCCCAACATCAGCTTCTTCGCGTTCACTGCGACTCCGAAGGCTCGCACGCTGGAGATGTTCGGCGACTCCTACGTCGACGAGGCGGGAGAGAAGAAGTACCGGCCGTTTCACCTCTACTCGATGCGTCAGGCCATCCAGGAGGGCTACATCCACGATGTGTTGGCCAACTACACGACGTATCAGACCTACTGGAACATCGAGAAGAAGGTCGAGGACGACCCCGAGTACGACCCCGGTCGGGCCAAGGCCGCGATCGCCAAGTTCGTCAGCCTGCACGAGCACAACCTGGCCCAGAAGGCAGACATCATCATCAACCACTACCGCAGCAAGGTCGCCCACCTGATCGGCGGGCAGGCGAAGGCGATGGTGGTCACCGCCTCGCGGCTCCACGCGCTGCGCTACGGGCTGGCCCTGCGCCGCTACTGCGAAGAGAACGGCATCGATGACGTGGGCGTGCTCGTTGCGTTCTCCGGCACGCTCAACGACAACGGCATCGACCATACGGAGACGTCGACAAACGGGTTCCCCGAATCGCAGACCCCGGCCCGCTTCGACACCGACGAGTACCAGATCCTCGTGGTCGCCGAGAAGTACCAGACCGGGTTCGACCAGCCGAAGCTGCACACGATGTACGTCGACAAGCCGCTCAGCGGGCTTGCCGCGGTGCAGACCCTGTCGCGGCTCAACCGGTCACACCCGCAGAAGGACTCCACCTTCGTGCTCGACTTCCGCAACGGCGCCGACGACATCCGCAGGGCATTCGCCCCGTGGTACGTGCAGACCGAGGTGCCGCCCACCGACCCCAACCTGATGTACGACGCTCACCATCAGCTGAGCCAGTACGACGTGCTGCGGGTCGAAGAGACCGAGGCGTTCGCAGCGGTGCTGCTCGAGGATCCGACCGCGAGCGACCGGATCCACGGGATTCTCGAACCGGCCAAGTCCCGGTTTTGGGAGACGCTCGACGAAGACGAACAGGGCCGCTTCCGCGACGCGCTCAAGAAGTACGTCAGCGCATATGGCTACCTCGCCCAGATCGTGCCGTTCGGCGACATCAAGCTCGAACGCGACTACGTGTTCTGCCGGGCCCTCGCCCAGTTCATCCGCGCCCCGAGCGAAGCGCTGCCGGACCTCAGCCACGAGGTCGACCTGACCCATCTCGCCACGCGGCTGGTCGCCGAAGAAGAATCGATCTCGCTGCCCGACGACGAAGGCGACCTGTCTGGGCCGGGTGAGATCCTCGGCCGGCCCGGCGTGCCCGACGCGGAACGGCTCTCGGAGATCATCAAGCGACTCAACGAGCGCTACGGAACCAACTTCGACCCGGCCGACCGGCTGTTCTTCGACGGTCTCGTTGACAAGCTCGCCGAGCAACCGGCCGTGCAGCACGCCGCCGCAGCCAACTCTCCGGAGAACTTCCGCATCGCCATGGCCGGCGGCTTCCAGGACGCCGTGATCGATCAGATGGCCACCGCCGGCGAGATCACCAAGAACTTCCTCGATAACGCCGACTTCGCCAACGACGTGCTTCAGGCCTACATGCCGCTACTCCAGACCAAGGCCAAGGTCGCCCGGCAGCTCCACTGTCCCGTCGGCGAGCTGCTGGCCGAGGGTGAAGGCAACTGGCTCGAGTTCAAGTCGACCTTCCACGTCGACGCCGAGACTGGCGAGCCGAACCGCAACGTGGAGACCGCGGCCATCAAGACGGTCGCCGGATTCCTCAACAGCTGGGACGGCGGAACGCTCTTGATGGGCGTCGCCGAGGACGACGCGGGCAAGGGCGTGCCGTTCGGAATGGAGGGCGACTACGCGCAGTTCCACAAGGACGGCAAAGCCGACGACGACACGTTCCTGCTCGCCTTCAACGACAAGCTCAAGACGTCGCTCGGCGCGGCCGCGGTGTCGAACGTGACAACGCAGATGGCGACGGTCGACGGCAAGGACATCTGTCGGGTCCATGTGAAGCCGAGCGGTCACCCGGTCGACGCGAAGGTGCGGATCGTAGATGCCAAGGGCAACCACATGAAGCAGACCAACTTCTACGCCCGCATCAACAACGGCACACACAAGTTCATCGACGAAGATGAGAAGCAGAAGTACATCGCTCACCGGTGGCCGGGCTCATGA
- a CDS encoding very short patch repair endonuclease — MRRQRTHDTGTERALRTELHRRGLRYRLHRRPLPDLRREADLLIAKLRLAVFVDGCFWHGCPAHASWPKNNAEFWRAKIETNRERDRDTDDTLRAAGWTVVRVWEHEDAERAADRIMEVVVLLRENSETNR; from the coding sequence ATGCGCCGACAGCGGACTCACGACACAGGAACAGAACGAGCATTGCGCACGGAGCTTCACCGCCGCGGGCTGCGCTACCGCCTGCATCGACGGCCCCTGCCAGACCTCCGGCGCGAAGCAGATCTCCTCATTGCCAAGCTGCGCCTCGCCGTCTTCGTCGACGGGTGCTTCTGGCATGGCTGCCCGGCTCATGCGTCGTGGCCGAAGAACAACGCCGAGTTCTGGCGAGCAAAGATCGAAACGAATCGGGAGCGCGACAGGGACACCGACGACACGCTCCGAGCCGCCGGATGGACGGTGGTGCGTGTATGGGAACACGAGGACGCCGAGCGGGCGGCCGACCGGATCATGGAGGTCGTCGTACTACTCCGAGAAAACTCCGAAACGAACAGGTAG
- a CDS encoding DUF262 domain-containing protein, with the protein MRDAQKPDHVSLTTLVSRLREGRFVIPDFQREFEWKPWDISELMRSIFLDYYIGSLLLWKGKDESFEALACEPLYGFNGISSNREHIVLDGQQRLTAMYYAFVAPDVPAPNRSNRFLYFIRVDRFSEENFDEAFDYDWTRKGVNLLDDPEAQYQEHIFPLAVVGEGGWALPNWVQGYEKYWADKAADATEVGDLEAAEVATNHVSAARAFGEHLKGITEQYQVAFIELDREIEIDKVCDIFTQINSRGIRLDVFDLMNALLKPRGLQLKHMWREAAPRLEFVDSERLNVYVLQVMSILRQAYCSPKYLYYLLPGQERQMRDPDGSLRRDVLVPDEADFAERWDTAVDALERAIKLLRHPQEFGAVSSAYLPYVSILPAFASLQAAAKDLPANRQLDAQRKVRHWYWASVFTNRYSGSVESTAARDYQEVQRWFQDDAAEPSVIAEFRGRFRSLDLRREVKRGTSVYNGIFNLLVLRGARDWMTGNVPQHGELDDHHIVPKRWGRDHSLGSSIDTILNRTPLTADTNRNVISDRLPNEYLTDLIEQNGESTVRATLESHFISPIAFDILRREPFGPEDFAQFLDERQRTIQAAIEDLLIKERLDLTPQLRELDSRIEQIEKAIRAAVVERLGGDPECLPQHVRQKIEDRLTSAARRNPTMDENHYQTLAGMLEYADLRELEDAVASKANWDQFAELFSTKEQLSSRFNQLGGLRNAIRHSRAVDEVTRMDGEAALSWFAQVMSVNLG; encoded by the coding sequence ATGAGAGACGCACAGAAACCCGACCACGTCAGCCTGACGACGCTCGTTAGCCGCCTGCGTGAGGGGCGCTTCGTCATCCCCGACTTCCAGCGCGAGTTCGAGTGGAAGCCATGGGACATCAGCGAGCTGATGCGGTCGATCTTCCTCGACTACTACATCGGCAGCCTCCTGCTCTGGAAAGGCAAGGACGAGAGCTTCGAAGCACTGGCATGTGAGCCGCTGTACGGCTTCAACGGCATCTCGTCGAATCGAGAACACATCGTGCTCGACGGGCAGCAGCGGCTCACCGCCATGTACTACGCATTCGTCGCACCGGACGTGCCGGCGCCAAATCGTTCGAACCGGTTCCTCTACTTCATCCGCGTTGACAGATTCTCCGAGGAGAACTTTGACGAAGCCTTCGACTACGACTGGACCCGCAAGGGCGTCAATCTCCTGGACGACCCCGAGGCCCAGTACCAGGAACACATCTTTCCGCTCGCCGTAGTCGGCGAGGGTGGCTGGGCGTTGCCGAACTGGGTGCAGGGCTACGAGAAGTACTGGGCCGACAAAGCGGCTGATGCCACCGAGGTCGGCGATCTCGAGGCAGCTGAGGTGGCGACGAATCACGTCAGTGCGGCCCGAGCCTTCGGCGAGCACCTCAAGGGCATCACCGAGCAGTACCAGGTCGCTTTTATCGAGCTCGACCGAGAGATCGAGATCGACAAGGTCTGCGACATCTTCACGCAGATCAACTCCCGCGGCATACGGCTCGATGTCTTTGATCTCATGAACGCCCTCCTAAAGCCACGCGGGCTTCAGCTGAAGCACATGTGGCGAGAAGCCGCCCCGCGACTGGAGTTCGTCGACAGTGAGCGACTCAACGTCTACGTGTTGCAGGTGATGTCGATTCTCCGGCAGGCCTACTGCTCGCCGAAGTACCTCTACTACTTGCTCCCTGGGCAGGAGCGACAGATGCGCGACCCCGACGGCTCGCTTCGACGTGACGTCCTGGTCCCGGACGAGGCGGACTTCGCCGAGCGCTGGGACACCGCCGTGGACGCTCTCGAGCGGGCGATCAAGCTGCTACGGCATCCCCAGGAGTTCGGCGCGGTGTCGTCCGCTTACTTACCGTATGTCTCGATCCTCCCCGCCTTTGCCTCGCTCCAGGCCGCAGCGAAGGACTTGCCGGCGAATCGACAGCTCGATGCCCAGCGCAAGGTCCGTCACTGGTACTGGGCGAGCGTCTTCACCAACCGCTACTCGGGGTCGGTTGAGTCCACCGCTGCCCGCGACTACCAGGAGGTGCAGCGCTGGTTCCAGGACGATGCTGCCGAGCCGAGCGTCATCGCGGAGTTCCGGGGCCGGTTCCGCTCGCTCGATCTCCGGCGCGAGGTGAAGCGAGGCACATCCGTCTACAACGGCATCTTCAACCTGCTCGTGCTCAGGGGAGCACGCGATTGGATGACGGGCAATGTCCCCCAGCACGGGGAGCTGGACGATCACCACATCGTCCCCAAGCGGTGGGGCCGCGACCATTCGCTCGGCTCGAGCATCGACACGATCCTCAACCGGACGCCGCTGACCGCCGACACGAACCGCAACGTCATCAGCGACAGGCTGCCCAACGAGTACCTGACGGACTTGATCGAGCAGAACGGTGAGTCGACAGTGCGGGCGACGCTCGAATCGCACTTCATCTCCCCGATCGCATTCGACATCCTGCGGCGGGAGCCGTTCGGCCCTGAGGACTTCGCCCAGTTCCTCGACGAGCGTCAGCGGACAATCCAGGCCGCGATCGAGGACCTGCTCATCAAGGAACGACTCGACCTGACGCCGCAGCTCCGCGAGCTCGACAGCCGAATCGAGCAGATCGAGAAGGCGATCCGCGCCGCGGTCGTCGAACGCCTCGGCGGTGATCCCGAGTGCTTGCCGCAGCATGTGCGACAGAAGATCGAGGATCGGCTGACGAGCGCAGCTCGTCGGAACCCGACGATGGATGAGAACCACTACCAGACCCTCGCCGGCATGCTCGAATACGCGGACCTCCGAGAGCTCGAAGACGCCGTCGCGTCGAAGGCGAACTGGGATCAGTTCGCTGAGCTCTTCTCCACCAAGGAGCAATTGTCGAGTCGTTTTAATCAGCTGGGCGGGCTCCGCAACGCGATCAGACACAGCCGTGCCGTCGACGAGGTCACCCGGATGGATGGGGAGGCAGCGCTCAGCTGGTTCGCACAGGTTATGTCGGTGAACCTGGGTTAG
- a CDS encoding DUF3427 domain-containing protein, with product MWRHDGLRRELLEVLPLLEEQIVHLQQPLGLLQPVPLQVHANYTREEILAAFGASSVTAPLPLQTGVYWHEPTQTDLFFVTLQKTEKDYSPTTRYLDYAISDRLFHWESQATTSVASPTGQRYLHHRERGSNVALFVRPTKQDSAGRTMPYFCAGTATYVEHRSDRPIQITWELDHSLPGARPIGRRWRREIGESRPPPGFECL from the coding sequence TTGTGGCGACACGACGGCCTCCGACGTGAGCTGCTCGAGGTGCTCCCGTTGCTCGAAGAACAGATCGTGCACCTCCAGCAGCCGCTCGGGCTGCTCCAGCCGGTGCCGCTCCAGGTCCACGCCAACTACACGCGAGAGGAGATCCTCGCCGCGTTCGGCGCGTCGTCGGTGACGGCGCCGCTGCCGTTGCAGACCGGCGTGTACTGGCACGAGCCGACGCAGACCGACCTGTTCTTCGTCACCCTCCAGAAGACTGAGAAGGACTACTCCCCCACAACCCGCTATCTCGACTACGCGATCAGCGACCGCCTGTTCCACTGGGAGTCGCAGGCGACGACGTCAGTCGCCAGCCCGACCGGCCAGCGCTACCTCCACCATCGAGAGCGCGGCTCCAACGTGGCGTTGTTCGTACGCCCGACCAAGCAGGACAGCGCCGGCCGGACGATGCCCTACTTCTGCGCCGGCACCGCCACCTACGTCGAACACCGATCCGACCGCCCCATCCAGATCACCTGGGAACTCGACCATTCACTACCGGGTGCTCGGCCTATAGGGCGGCGGTGGCGTAGGGAGATAGGCGAATCGCGACCGCCCCCGGGGTTTGAGTGTCTCTAG
- a CDS encoding class I SAM-dependent DNA methyltransferase encodes MSDESIKNHAAFIWSVADLLRGDYKQSEYGRVILPLTVLRRIDCVIDPVKQEMLAKYESTKASGIENHGPVLDRLTDTPGVWNTSQYDMAKLLDDTDHLAANLRAYIAGFSPQIRDILGHFELDTQIAKLDRSNLLYQVLGKFADLDLHPDVVSNLEMGYLYEELIRRFSELSNETAGEHFTPREVIRLMVNLLFIEDDDLLAKPGIVKTMFDPACGTGGMLSVAEDHLRQLNPQAKLEVFGQELNPETYATCRSDMMLKGRSAENIAFGNSFSEDGHKGATFDYLLANPPFGVEWKKVKDEVVAEHETKGFAGRFGAGLPRINDGSFLFLQHMISKMKRPEDGGSRLAIVFNGSPLFTGAAGSGESEIRRWIIENDWLEAVVALPDQLFYNTGISTYFWIVTNRKSPKRKGKVQLIDARDMFVKMRKSLGEKRKEVGQGDIDEIVRTYGEFTETVADPSDESKQVGCKIFPNEAFGFLRITVERPLRLRWEFTVEGIEALKADKKFAKLDESQQAALLADLESAIGAYYKFDDDFRAETMASMAKAGVKGKPLENAIVDAFAIRDPDADIVTDKNGDAQPDSELRDNENVPLPEGSVHYEPDPTERLATDTYVKAVEDYVESEVHPYVPDAWVDHHKTKIGYEVPLTRHFYVYTPPRPLAEIDAEIRQLETEIQALLAEVTND; translated from the coding sequence ATGAGTGACGAGTCGATCAAGAACCATGCGGCCTTCATCTGGTCGGTCGCCGATCTGCTGCGGGGCGACTACAAGCAGTCGGAGTACGGGCGGGTGATCCTGCCGCTGACGGTGCTGCGCCGGATCGACTGCGTGATCGACCCGGTGAAGCAGGAGATGCTCGCCAAGTACGAGTCGACGAAGGCGAGCGGGATCGAGAACCACGGCCCTGTGCTCGATCGCCTCACCGACACGCCGGGGGTGTGGAACACGTCGCAGTACGACATGGCGAAGCTGCTCGATGACACGGATCATCTTGCGGCGAACCTGCGGGCCTATATCGCCGGGTTCAGTCCGCAGATCCGCGACATCCTCGGGCATTTCGAACTCGACACGCAGATCGCCAAGCTCGACCGGTCGAACCTGCTCTACCAGGTGCTCGGCAAGTTCGCCGATCTCGATCTGCATCCCGACGTCGTCTCCAATCTGGAGATGGGCTACCTCTACGAGGAGCTGATCCGTCGCTTCTCCGAGCTCTCCAACGAGACGGCGGGTGAGCACTTCACCCCTCGTGAGGTGATCCGGTTGATGGTGAACCTGTTGTTCATCGAGGACGACGACCTGTTGGCGAAGCCGGGGATCGTGAAGACCATGTTCGACCCGGCCTGCGGCACTGGCGGCATGTTGAGCGTGGCCGAGGATCATCTGCGCCAGCTCAACCCGCAGGCGAAGCTCGAGGTGTTCGGCCAGGAGCTCAACCCGGAGACCTACGCGACGTGTCGGTCCGACATGATGCTCAAGGGTCGGAGCGCGGAGAACATCGCGTTCGGCAACTCGTTCTCCGAGGACGGACACAAGGGCGCCACCTTCGACTATCTGCTCGCCAACCCGCCGTTCGGGGTGGAGTGGAAGAAGGTGAAGGACGAGGTCGTCGCCGAGCACGAGACGAAGGGCTTCGCGGGCCGGTTCGGGGCGGGCCTACCCCGGATCAACGACGGCAGCTTTCTGTTCCTCCAGCACATGATCTCGAAGATGAAGCGGCCCGAGGACGGTGGGAGCCGGTTGGCGATCGTGTTCAACGGCAGCCCGCTGTTCACCGGCGCGGCGGGCAGCGGTGAGTCGGAGATCCGGCGGTGGATCATCGAGAACGACTGGCTCGAGGCCGTGGTCGCCCTGCCCGATCAGTTGTTCTACAACACCGGCATCTCGACGTATTTCTGGATCGTCACCAATCGCAAGAGCCCGAAGCGCAAGGGCAAGGTGCAGCTCATCGACGCCCGCGACATGTTCGTGAAGATGCGCAAGAGCCTGGGCGAGAAACGCAAGGAGGTCGGCCAGGGCGACATCGACGAGATCGTGCGCACCTACGGTGAGTTCACCGAAACCGTCGCCGACCCGTCCGACGAGTCGAAGCAGGTCGGCTGCAAGATCTTCCCCAACGAAGCGTTCGGCTTTCTGCGCATCACCGTCGAACGGCCCCTGCGGCTGCGCTGGGAGTTCACCGTGGAGGGCATCGAGGCACTTAAGGCCGACAAGAAGTTCGCCAAGCTCGACGAGTCGCAACAGGCGGCGCTGTTGGCCGACCTCGAATCGGCGATCGGCGCGTACTACAAGTTCGACGACGACTTCCGAGCCGAGACCATGGCGTCGATGGCGAAGGCCGGGGTGAAGGGCAAACCGCTCGAGAACGCCATCGTCGACGCCTTCGCCATCCGCGACCCCGACGCCGACATCGTGACCGACAAGAACGGCGATGCCCAGCCCGACAGCGAGCTGCGCGACAACGAGAACGTGCCACTGCCGGAAGGGTCGGTCCACTACGAGCCCGACCCGACCGAACGCCTCGCCACCGACACCTATGTGAAGGCGGTGGAGGACTATGTCGAATCCGAGGTCCACCCGTACGTGCCCGACGCCTGGGTTGATCACCACAAGACCAAGATCGGCTACGAAGTCCCCCTCACCCGCCACTTCTACGTCTACACGCCACCCCGCCCCCTCGCCGAGATCGACGCCGAAATCCGTCAACTCGAGACCGAGATCCAGGCGCTCCTTGCTGAGGTGACGAATGACTAG
- a CDS encoding DNA cytosine methyltransferase: protein MTGSPTMIDLFAGCGGLTQGFVDQGFVPVAGSEWDLSAAATFAANFGEGHMTYGDIADFTDVPIADVVVGGPPCQGFSNLGTRDPDDPRNQLWREYMRVVEEANPQVFVLENVDRFSKSSEFELLMDELNGGRLRAWKDVTWSVLNAANYGVPQRRNRTIVIASRVGPIGLPTPTHSVDGAEGTKRWTSVRSAIHRVPDWPETTALPASKVEMFGETVPGIFKSHEIHLGRNPTELSKLRYDCIPPGGGRFDLPDELMPDCWARKPTGTTDVMGRMRWEAPSLTIRTEFYKPEKGQYLHPQWDPDDPDNRVNRPITHREAALLQTFPSSFLWCGSKIDIAKQIGNAVPPRLAGAVARQIASRL, encoded by the coding sequence ATGACGGGATCGCCGACGATGATCGACCTGTTCGCTGGATGCGGAGGTCTCACACAGGGTTTCGTGGATCAGGGATTCGTGCCGGTGGCGGGATCAGAGTGGGATCTCAGCGCTGCGGCGACGTTCGCCGCGAACTTCGGCGAAGGGCACATGACGTACGGCGACATTGCGGACTTCACCGATGTCCCGATCGCCGACGTGGTGGTCGGCGGCCCTCCTTGCCAAGGGTTCTCCAACCTCGGCACCCGGGACCCCGATGATCCTCGCAACCAGCTCTGGCGCGAGTACATGCGCGTTGTCGAAGAAGCGAACCCGCAGGTGTTCGTCCTCGAGAATGTTGATCGATTCTCGAAGTCGAGTGAGTTCGAACTGCTGATGGACGAGCTCAACGGCGGCCGACTGCGTGCCTGGAAGGACGTCACCTGGTCGGTGCTCAACGCCGCCAACTACGGCGTGCCGCAACGCCGGAATCGAACGATCGTCATCGCGTCTCGTGTCGGTCCGATCGGGCTACCGACTCCGACACACAGTGTCGACGGCGCAGAGGGCACGAAACGATGGACCTCGGTGCGAAGCGCCATACACCGCGTGCCGGACTGGCCCGAGACGACCGCTCTCCCGGCCAGCAAGGTCGAGATGTTCGGTGAGACGGTTCCGGGCATATTCAAGAGCCACGAGATCCATCTGGGTCGGAATCCGACCGAGCTCTCGAAGCTCCGCTACGACTGCATCCCTCCCGGTGGTGGAAGGTTCGACTTGCCCGACGAGCTGATGCCCGATTGTTGGGCACGGAAACCAACCGGCACCACCGATGTGATGGGTCGAATGCGTTGGGAAGCACCTTCACTCACCATCCGGACTGAGTTCTACAAACCCGAGAAGGGTCAGTACCTCCATCCCCAGTGGGACCCCGATGACCCGGACAACCGGGTGAACCGTCCGATCACCCACCGCGAAGCGGCACTACTGCAGACGTTCCCGTCGAGCTTTCTGTGGTGCGGTTCGAAGATCGACATCGCGAAGCAGATCGGCAACGCGGTTCCGCCACGTCTTGCGGGAGCGGTCGCCCGTCAGATTGCATCGCGCCTCTAG
- a CDS encoding restriction endonuclease subunit S → MTSWRTLRQHAVQLTTGPFGTVLAAEEYVEGGVPLINPTHIREGQFIPDSAVSVDEVTARRLSRHRLEAGDLVVGRHGDVGRSALVTHAEQGWLCGGGSIAIRAGERLEPRFLQWFMSGTHARTQLLAASKGATMDTINEPILKSVSVWTPPLAEQRAIADYLDAETARIDALVAKKQQLIHLLEARWQARLESAIRELGGRFGVAPLKFVVAAVQVGIVITPAKWYVAEGVPAIRGMNVRAGEIDRTELVYLSREGHAENRKSKLAAGDVVVVRTGQAGAAAVVPQDLDGANCIDVLIIRPGRKVDPEFLQFVLNSDWTKKHIAEHSVGSIQAHFNVGSMKGLSFR, encoded by the coding sequence ATGACTAGTTGGCGAACTCTTCGGCAGCATGCGGTGCAGCTAACTACGGGACCGTTTGGGACTGTCCTGGCTGCCGAGGAGTACGTCGAGGGCGGCGTCCCTTTGATCAACCCGACGCACATCCGGGAAGGCCAGTTCATCCCGGATTCGGCTGTGTCAGTGGACGAGGTGACGGCGCGACGGCTCAGCCGACATCGTCTTGAAGCCGGTGATCTCGTCGTGGGTCGTCATGGTGACGTTGGTCGCAGTGCGCTTGTCACGCATGCCGAGCAGGGATGGCTCTGTGGTGGCGGGTCGATTGCGATTCGAGCCGGCGAAAGACTTGAACCGCGGTTTCTTCAGTGGTTCATGAGTGGCACGCACGCAAGGACGCAGCTCCTCGCAGCCTCAAAGGGCGCGACGATGGACACAATCAACGAACCGATCCTCAAGTCGGTCTCCGTGTGGACCCCACCGTTGGCGGAGCAGCGGGCGATTGCGGACTACCTGGACGCCGAGACCGCCCGCATCGACGCCCTCGTCGCCAAGAAGCAACAACTCATCCACCTCCTCGAAGCGCGCTGGCAGGCGAGGTTGGAGTCGGCCATTCGCGAGCTTGGCGGTCGTTTCGGGGTAGCGCCGCTCAAATTCGTAGTCGCCGCCGTCCAGGTTGGCATCGTCATTACGCCAGCGAAGTGGTATGTGGCCGAGGGGGTGCCCGCAATCCGCGGCATGAACGTGCGCGCAGGAGAAATTGATCGAACGGAGCTGGTCTATCTCTCGCGCGAAGGACACGCGGAGAACCGAAAGAGCAAGCTCGCTGCGGGCGATGTAGTGGTGGTGCGCACCGGACAAGCAGGTGCTGCCGCTGTGGTTCCACAGGACCTCGACGGAGCAAACTGCATCGACGTTTTGATCATTCGGCCGGGTCGGAAGGTCGATCCGGAGTTTCTCCAGTTCGTGCTCAACTCGGACTGGACGAAGAAGCACATAGCGGAGCACTCCGTAGGGTCCATCCAAGCGCACTTCAACGTCGGATCAATGAAGGGGTTGAGTTTCCGCTAG